From a region of the bacterium genome:
- a CDS encoding tryptophan synthase subunit alpha, which translates to MERIKAAFARDGAKLIPFVTVGDPSLEATADVVVAMAEAGADLVELGIPYSDPVADGPIIQASSQRALERGTRLADVFGVVRRIRAKSEVPLVLFTYCNPVYRYGLERFMREAAEAGADGVLMPDLPPEEAAELRAEAQRFGLAVIFLVAPTTSDARIALIGEATGGFLYLVAALGVTGVRSEVAANLEGYLRRVRAQTSKPLAVGFGVSTPEQATQIAALGAEAVVVGSALVDRIGRWSHEADLPAKIGAFVGDLKRGVLQARTEGASDLRKI; encoded by the coding sequence ATGGAGCGCATCAAGGCGGCTTTTGCGCGGGACGGCGCCAAGTTGATTCCCTTCGTGACGGTGGGCGATCCGAGCCTGGAGGCCACCGCCGACGTGGTCGTCGCCATGGCCGAGGCCGGGGCGGATCTCGTCGAGCTGGGGATTCCCTACTCCGATCCGGTCGCGGACGGCCCGATCATCCAGGCGTCGAGCCAGCGGGCCCTGGAGCGCGGGACGCGCCTCGCGGACGTGTTCGGGGTGGTGCGCCGGATCCGGGCCAAGTCCGAGGTGCCGCTCGTCCTCTTCACCTACTGCAACCCGGTCTACCGCTACGGTCTCGAGCGCTTCATGCGCGAGGCCGCCGAGGCGGGGGCCGACGGGGTCCTCATGCCGGATCTGCCTCCCGAAGAGGCAGCCGAGCTCAGGGCCGAGGCCCAGCGCTTCGGCCTCGCCGTCATCTTCCTGGTGGCCCCCACGACCTCCGATGCGCGGATCGCGCTGATCGGCGAGGCCACGGGCGGTTTTCTCTACCTGGTGGCGGCCCTGGGGGTCACCGGGGTGCGATCCGAAGTTGCGGCAAATCTCGAAGGCTACTTGCGCCGGGTGCGCGCCCAGACCTCAAAGCCGCTCGCGGTGGGCTTCGGCGTCTCGACGCCCGAGCAGGCAACGCAGATCGCGGCCCTGGGCGCCGAGGCGGTCGTCGTGGGCAGCGCCCTGGTCGATCGGATCGGCCGCTGGAGCCATGAAGCGGATCTGCCGGCGAAGATCGGCGCCTTCGTGGGCGACCTCAAACGGGGTGTTTTGCAGGCCCGAACGGAGGGCGCGTCAGATTTGAGGAAGATTTAA
- the trpB gene encoding tryptophan synthase subunit beta, with protein MTSPTEPVLPDAQGHFGPFGGRFVPETLVGALDELDAAYREALVDPAFHEELAYFQRDFVGRPSPLYFAERLTAYYGRARIFLKREDLNHTGAHKINNALGQALLAKRMGKQRIIAETGAGQHGVATATVCARFGMECVVYMGEEDARRQSLNVFRMNLMGAEVREVSSGTKTLKDALNEALRDWVANVENTHYIIGTVAGPHPFPELVREFQSVIGREAREQCLSQAGGLPDYVVACIGGGSNAMGIFHPFRDDASVRLIGVEAAGEGIDTDRHAASLTMGSVGVLHGNRTYILQDDEGQILPAHSVSAGLDYPGVGPEHAYLKDTGRASYVSVTDKEALDAFQRLSRLEGIIPALESAHALAHLDRLMAETTPDQVVLVNLSGRGDKDVVQVSEILKGGF; from the coding sequence ATGACCTCTCCGACGGAACCCGTGCTGCCTGATGCGCAGGGCCATTTCGGTCCGTTCGGCGGGCGCTTCGTCCCCGAGACGCTGGTCGGCGCCCTTGACGAGCTCGACGCCGCCTACCGGGAAGCGCTTGTGGATCCCGCCTTTCACGAGGAGCTGGCCTACTTCCAGCGCGACTTCGTGGGCCGTCCGAGCCCCCTTTACTTCGCCGAGCGCCTGACGGCCTATTACGGCCGGGCCCGTATCTTCCTGAAGCGCGAGGACCTGAACCATACGGGTGCTCACAAGATCAACAACGCGCTCGGCCAGGCCCTGCTCGCCAAGCGGATGGGCAAGCAGCGCATCATCGCCGAGACCGGCGCCGGCCAGCACGGGGTGGCGACCGCCACGGTCTGCGCCCGCTTCGGCATGGAGTGCGTCGTCTACATGGGTGAGGAGGACGCGCGCCGGCAATCCCTCAACGTCTTTCGCATGAACCTGATGGGGGCCGAGGTCCGCGAGGTTTCGTCGGGCACCAAGACCCTCAAGGATGCCCTCAACGAGGCGCTGCGCGACTGGGTCGCCAACGTCGAGAATACCCACTACATCATCGGGACGGTGGCGGGCCCCCACCCTTTCCCCGAGCTGGTGCGCGAGTTCCAGTCGGTCATCGGGCGCGAAGCCCGCGAACAGTGCCTTTCGCAGGCGGGTGGCTTGCCCGATTACGTGGTCGCCTGCATCGGCGGCGGCAGCAACGCCATGGGCATCTTCCATCCTTTCCGCGACGACGCCTCGGTGCGCCTGATCGGCGTCGAGGCCGCGGGTGAGGGGATCGACACGGACCGGCACGCCGCGAGCCTCACCATGGGCTCGGTGGGGGTGCTGCACGGCAACCGCACCTACATCCTCCAGGACGACGAGGGCCAGATCCTGCCGGCCCACTCGGTCTCGGCGGGCCTGGACTACCCGGGCGTGGGTCCCGAGCACGCCTACCTCAAGGACACGGGCCGTGCGAGCTACGTCTCGGTGACTGATAAGGAGGCGCTCGATGCCTTCCAGCGCCTCTCGCGCCTCGAAGGCATCATCCCGGCGCTCGAGTCGGCCCACGCCCTGGCGCACCTGGATCGCCTGATGGCCGAGACCACCCCGGACCAGGTGGTGCTCGTCAACCTCTCGGGCCGGGGGGACAAGGACGTCGTGCAGGTTTCGGAGATCCTGAAGGGAGGGTTCTAG
- a CDS encoding discoidin domain-containing protein, which produces MAKRWWMLLGVAGVGLGLFVAPRGPAQADAPAVAQAYFGMQAIPKFDERLGHGAWTGSRDRGLAMHRDLGVQLSREGYIWLHDEPEQGRHPNQGDFDDAIARCAEAGIAIQLMITDTPYWASSAPGKDPNRPDTFRHAPPRNLYASIFDDGTDVPGPGKRLNPEQYWGCMLARVASRYKGKVKYYQVWNEPDFPKGVQEAAPHDLERSFTGSVQEYVRMLAIAHTVVKWQDPEAQIATGGLGYADYLQAMIDHGAGAVFDALDFHAYGDPGSDGALRAFLSVSSKMRRVLRHAGLDKALICSETGFPASQAAHQADYIPKLYATGLALGLEGIIYYSNTNPSWRQMGLVDWRTMQQRTAGYWAYKTTSSALSGLRFAGKLHLSPELVGYRFVAPEGAREVRVMWAPFRDTKAAIAYRPPGRWQAVGPDGRARRLAPGETLRLSATPVLLDSDLERRYEPAQPNPPRYAGRIPFREALAASSEAGGFHEPELAVDGDPDTEWVSGLLPEPALTLALEGTHLLKGVRLKTGPMAGASLAIAVSEDGDRYQTLVSGLNFEDWALHEVPLPAPVRARWVRFSWSFPPGEAPRPVRAFAIELE; this is translated from the coding sequence ATGGCCAAGCGTTGGTGGATGCTGCTCGGGGTTGCGGGGGTTGGCCTTGGCCTCTTCGTGGCCCCGCGGGGGCCGGCCCAGGCGGATGCGCCAGCCGTCGCCCAGGCCTACTTCGGCATGCAGGCGATCCCCAAGTTCGACGAGCGCTTGGGGCACGGGGCGTGGACCGGCTCGCGCGATCGCGGCCTGGCCATGCACCGGGACCTGGGGGTGCAGCTCAGCCGCGAGGGTTACATCTGGCTGCACGACGAGCCCGAGCAGGGGCGGCACCCCAACCAGGGGGATTTCGACGATGCGATCGCGCGCTGCGCCGAGGCGGGGATCGCCATCCAGCTGATGATCACCGACACCCCCTACTGGGCCTCCAGCGCGCCCGGCAAGGATCCCAACCGGCCGGACACCTTCCGTCACGCCCCGCCGCGCAACCTCTACGCGAGCATCTTCGACGACGGTACCGACGTGCCCGGGCCCGGCAAGCGCCTCAACCCCGAGCAATACTGGGGCTGCATGCTCGCGCGGGTGGCGTCGCGCTACAAGGGCAAGGTCAAGTACTACCAGGTCTGGAACGAGCCCGACTTCCCGAAAGGCGTCCAGGAGGCCGCGCCGCACGATCTGGAGCGCTCCTTCACGGGCAGCGTCCAGGAGTACGTGCGGATGCTCGCGATCGCCCACACGGTGGTGAAGTGGCAGGATCCCGAGGCCCAAATCGCCACGGGCGGCCTCGGCTACGCCGATTACCTCCAGGCGATGATCGACCACGGGGCGGGGGCCGTCTTCGACGCCCTGGACTTCCACGCCTACGGGGATCCGGGCTCGGACGGAGCGCTGAGGGCCTTCCTCTCGGTGTCCTCCAAGATGCGCCGGGTGCTGCGCCATGCGGGCCTCGACAAGGCCTTGATCTGCTCCGAGACGGGCTTTCCCGCATCCCAAGCGGCGCACCAGGCCGACTACATCCCCAAGCTGTACGCGACGGGTCTCGCCCTGGGGCTCGAGGGGATCATCTACTACTCCAACACCAACCCGAGCTGGCGCCAGATGGGGCTCGTCGACTGGCGCACCATGCAGCAACGCACGGCGGGCTATTGGGCCTACAAGACCACTTCATCTGCCCTCTCGGGCCTGCGCTTTGCCGGCAAGTTGCACTTGAGCCCGGAGCTGGTGGGTTATCGCTTCGTTGCGCCCGAAGGCGCTCGCGAGGTCCGGGTGATGTGGGCCCCCTTCCGTGACACCAAGGCCGCGATCGCCTACCGTCCGCCGGGGCGCTGGCAGGCGGTGGGGCCGGACGGGCGGGCGCGGCGCCTCGCGCCCGGCGAGACGCTTCGCCTGTCGGCCACGCCGGTCCTGCTCGATTCGGATCTTGAACGTCGCTACGAGCCCGCGCAGCCCAACCCGCCGCGCTACGCCGGGCGCATCCCCTTCCGGGAGGCGCTGGCTGCCTCCAGCGAGGCGGGGGGCTTCCATGAGCCGGAGCTTGCGGTGGACGGGGATCCTGATACCGAGTGGGTGAGCGGCCTGCTTCCGGAACCGGCCCTGACCCTTGCGCTCGAAGGAACTCACCTACTCAAGGGGGTGCGCCTCAAGACCGGGCCCATGGCGGGGGCCTCGCTTGCGATCGCGGTGTCGGAGGATGGCGATCGCTACCAGACGCTCGTCTCGGGGCTCAACTTCGAGGACTGGGCGTTGCATGAGGTGCCCCTACCGGCGCCCGTCCGCGCGCGCTGGGTGCGCTTCTCCTGGAGTTTTCCGCCCGGCGAGGCCCCGCGCCCCGTGAGGGCCTTTGCCATCGAGCTGGAATAA
- a CDS encoding MliC family protein has product MSCRQFGKGAAGVLLVALVLGCNQAKESRQTESAPETFVFRCAGTSSVSVHYEPEVAVLRLSDREVRLPQVVSGSGARYSDGKTTFWTKGDTARLEVDGHAFECNLEAPAR; this is encoded by the coding sequence ATGTCCTGCCGTCAATTTGGGAAGGGAGCGGCCGGCGTGCTCTTGGTGGCGCTGGTGCTCGGGTGCAATCAAGCCAAGGAGAGCCGCCAGACCGAGAGCGCGCCCGAGACCTTCGTGTTTCGCTGCGCGGGGACATCGAGCGTCTCGGTTCACTACGAGCCGGAGGTTGCCGTGCTTCGCCTCTCCGATCGAGAGGTGCGCTTGCCGCAGGTCGTGTCGGGATCCGGAGCCCGCTACAGCGATGGGAAGACTACCTTCTGGACCAAGGGCGACACGGCCCGGCTGGAGGTGGATGGCCACGCGTTCGAGTGCAATCTTGAAGCCCCGGCGCGCTGA
- a CDS encoding S-layer homology domain-containing protein, protein MRMRLATLAVTVAIAATGGFAAPASAFTPVSEFKDITPDHWAYNAIKALVEKYQIMEGFPDNTFRGTRTISRFELAAALAKVMARVEEMVAAATGETPQPTRLQPNVNADDLRTIARLQQEFKDELTGLKGRVDTQDQRLASLEKRLRLGGSLEALYRTYTVQPNKQASELDDLRIATHLTLDTEMSPDLSYRGQLSIYNVGVKRFANGYQGTEGGQYNAATDTGTPLYVRRSYFSWTPAAVSVHAGVMTFSDTLRIGSSLKNDFRSGPTWIQSQSGYGFVGTPPFQPPAAPSTTDQGSLVLAPIDPLSGLPIIPGRVHWNPGVNVAEDLLDPNSVWAVNSGAAPGAVVSTTFGPVELGAGLTYGTPGASTQLALSDLPRTFPMIAEYYQGYSLAKAGLDLGIARIGAYGRADNGAISQLTNGSAPGKGWGATIDLGTDALGLSLGFAEMNRRSAFDSNRYAESSAFLVTNSLFGTGIGLGIGTKLGDSPAANQAGRAMAFVDYDWSSTGAYVRVPFFSVIPTLTIAAQHSGRSLFATDLGSGLSAIAEIQVSPGLPNLFVEYDMGRFYGTSTTPSADPAKDNQLIGGSFPTHEQIVIGTSVKF, encoded by the coding sequence ATGCGCATGCGCCTTGCGACTCTCGCCGTCACGGTGGCGATCGCAGCCACCGGCGGCTTTGCCGCGCCGGCCTCGGCCTTCACCCCGGTCAGCGAGTTCAAGGACATCACCCCGGACCACTGGGCCTACAACGCGATCAAGGCGCTGGTCGAGAAGTACCAGATCATGGAGGGCTTCCCGGACAACACCTTCCGGGGCACCCGCACCATCTCGCGCTTCGAGCTCGCCGCAGCCCTCGCCAAGGTCATGGCCCGGGTCGAGGAGATGGTCGCCGCCGCCACCGGCGAGACGCCCCAACCCACCCGGCTCCAGCCCAACGTGAACGCCGACGACCTGCGCACCATCGCCAGGCTCCAGCAGGAGTTCAAGGACGAGCTGACCGGTCTCAAGGGCCGCGTGGACACCCAGGACCAGCGCCTGGCTTCGCTCGAGAAGCGCCTGCGCCTCGGGGGCTCGCTCGAAGCCCTCTACCGCACTTATACGGTGCAGCCCAACAAGCAGGCTTCCGAGCTGGACGACCTGCGGATCGCCACTCACCTGACCCTCGACACCGAGATGAGCCCGGACCTGTCCTACCGCGGGCAGCTCTCGATCTACAATGTGGGGGTCAAGCGCTTCGCCAACGGCTATCAGGGCACCGAGGGCGGCCAGTACAACGCCGCCACCGACACGGGCACGCCTCTCTACGTGCGCCGCTCCTACTTCTCGTGGACGCCTGCGGCGGTGTCGGTCCACGCGGGCGTGATGACCTTCTCGGACACCCTGCGCATCGGTTCGAGCCTCAAGAACGACTTCCGTTCGGGCCCCACCTGGATCCAGTCCCAGAGCGGCTACGGCTTCGTCGGCACTCCGCCCTTCCAGCCGCCGGCCGCGCCCAGCACGACCGATCAGGGGAGCCTGGTGCTCGCGCCGATCGATCCCCTCTCGGGGCTGCCCATCATCCCGGGCCGCGTCCACTGGAACCCGGGCGTGAACGTGGCCGAGGATCTGCTCGACCCCAACTCGGTCTGGGCGGTCAACTCGGGCGCGGCACCCGGCGCGGTCGTCTCGACGACCTTTGGCCCGGTCGAACTGGGCGCCGGTCTCACCTACGGCACGCCAGGGGCCTCCACCCAGCTTGCGCTCTCGGATCTGCCCCGCACCTTCCCCATGATCGCGGAGTACTACCAGGGCTATAGCCTGGCCAAGGCCGGGCTGGATTTGGGGATCGCGCGCATCGGGGCCTACGGCCGCGCCGACAATGGGGCGATCAGCCAGCTGACCAATGGCTCGGCGCCCGGCAAGGGCTGGGGGGCCACGATCGATCTGGGCACCGACGCACTGGGCCTGAGCCTGGGCTTCGCCGAGATGAACCGCCGCAGCGCCTTCGACTCCAACCGCTACGCGGAGTCGAGCGCGTTCCTGGTGACCAACAGCCTCTTCGGCACGGGCATCGGGCTCGGCATCGGCACCAAGCTGGGGGATTCGCCCGCAGCCAACCAGGCCGGGCGCGCCATGGCCTTTGTGGACTACGACTGGAGCTCGACCGGCGCTTACGTGCGGGTGCCGTTCTTCTCGGTGATCCCGACTTTGACCATCGCCGCTCAGCACTCGGGCCGCAGCCTGTTTGCGACCGACCTGGGCTCGGGTCTCTCGGCGATCGCCGAGATCCAGGTCTCGCCCGGGCTGCCCAACCTGTTCGTCGAGTACGACATGGGCCGGTTCTACGGCACTTCGACCACGCCGAGCGCGGATCCCGCCAAGGACAACCAGCTCATCGGCGGTAGCTTCCCGACCCACGAGCAGATCGTGATCGGGACCAGCGTGAAGTTCTAA
- a CDS encoding polyprenyl synthetase family protein, with the protein MLDSATETFSLSAYWDDRAARVEEALTALLAPRRPEPLWEAMAYSVVAGGKRLRPLLVLAACEAAGGRPEAAMGAACAMELVHTQSLVHDDLPCMDNDTLRRGRPTNHVVYGEALALLAGDGLLTYAFQVLAEDLPRHIPAARAAGAIAEFARATLGMVAGQVVDVRSEGQPIDKETLEYIHRHKTGELLRVACRLGAHAAEADDATLSALTAYAEALGLAFQIVDDLLDLTGTAEELGKSPGKDAAVQKATYPALYGVEAARAEAERQIRLAEEALAPLGAAATPLRAIARFVSERKH; encoded by the coding sequence ATTTTGGATTCGGCGACCGAAACCTTCTCGCTGAGCGCCTACTGGGACGACCGCGCCGCGCGCGTCGAAGAGGCGCTCACGGCCCTGCTTGCGCCCCGGCGCCCCGAGCCTCTCTGGGAGGCGATGGCCTACAGCGTCGTGGCAGGCGGCAAGCGTCTGCGCCCCCTGCTGGTGCTCGCCGCGTGCGAAGCCGCGGGCGGCCGCCCCGAGGCCGCCATGGGGGCCGCCTGCGCCATGGAGCTGGTCCACACCCAGAGCCTGGTCCACGACGACCTGCCCTGCATGGACAACGACACCCTGCGCCGGGGCCGCCCCACCAACCACGTGGTCTACGGCGAAGCCCTCGCCCTCTTGGCGGGTGACGGCCTGCTGACCTACGCCTTCCAGGTGCTCGCCGAGGACCTGCCCCGCCACATCCCGGCCGCGCGCGCCGCCGGCGCCATCGCCGAGTTCGCCCGTGCCACCCTCGGCATGGTCGCAGGCCAGGTGGTGGACGTGCGCTCCGAAGGCCAGCCCATCGACAAGGAAACCCTCGAGTACATCCACCGCCACAAGACCGGCGAATTGCTGCGGGTGGCATGCCGCCTGGGCGCTCACGCCGCCGAGGCCGACGACGCCACCCTTTCGGCCCTCACCGCCTACGCCGAGGCCCTGGGGCTCGCCTTCCAGATCGTCGACGACCTCCTGGACCTGACGGGCACCGCAGAGGAGCTGGGCAAGAGCCCGGGCAAGGACGCCGCCGTCCAGAAGGCGACCTATCCGGCGCTCTACGGCGTCGAGGCCGCCCGTGCCGAGGCCGAGCGCCAAATCCGCCTGGCTGAAGAAGCCCTTGCGCCCCTGGGCGCCGCCGCGACCCCCCTCCGGGCCATCGCCCGGTTCGTTTCGGAGCGTAAGCACTAG
- a CDS encoding divergent PAP2 family protein, protein MIANQALIAGVVSLTLAQLIKFGTVWFKKRKIDVRTLVTTGGMPSSHTGLVVGLTTTVGILEGVHSLLFDVSLVFAFIVMYDAAGVRQAAGKQARILNKIVEDLQHSLSFKESHLKELLGHTPREVIGGAILGVAVAFAINALNYL, encoded by the coding sequence GTGATCGCAAACCAGGCGCTCATCGCCGGGGTCGTCTCCCTGACCCTCGCCCAGCTCATTAAATTCGGTACGGTCTGGTTCAAGAAGCGCAAGATCGACGTCCGGACCCTCGTCACCACCGGCGGGATGCCCAGCTCCCACACGGGGCTGGTCGTCGGCCTGACCACCACCGTCGGTATCCTCGAAGGGGTCCACTCGCTGCTCTTCGACGTGAGCCTGGTCTTCGCCTTCATCGTCATGTACGACGCGGCAGGCGTTCGCCAGGCCGCCGGCAAGCAGGCGCGCATCCTCAACAAGATCGTCGAGGACCTCCAGCACTCGCTCTCCTTCAAGGAAAGCCACCTCAAGGAGCTGCTGGGCCACACCCCCCGCGAAGTGATCGGCGGGGCGATCCTCGGGGTCGCGGTCGCCTTTGCGATCAACGCCCTCAACTACCTCTAG
- a CDS encoding TlyA family RNA methyltransferase: MAKKKERLDALLVQLGHFPSREQAQRAVIAGWVKVGGLSVTKPGTPTDPEAALTVERKGPGYASRGGLKLEKALDTFGISAEGRCAMDAGASTGGFTDLLLRRGARKVYAVDVGYGQLAWELRQDPRVVVMERTNVRHLTPEALSEDPAELPDLCVIDVSFIGLEKVLPAIHALLIPPGDVVALVKPQFQAGKADVGKGGVVRDAKVHERVLEEVDAAAKALGLYLWGLTHSPIKGPEGNIEFLAYWRRTPPPVPPASYAEVVEMAHHAQAFEGAPA, translated from the coding sequence ATGGCCAAGAAGAAAGAACGCCTCGACGCCCTCCTGGTCCAGCTGGGCCACTTCCCGAGCCGCGAGCAAGCCCAGCGGGCCGTGATCGCCGGCTGGGTCAAGGTCGGAGGCCTCAGCGTCACCAAGCCCGGCACCCCCACCGACCCCGAAGCCGCCCTCACCGTCGAGCGCAAGGGCCCGGGCTACGCCTCGCGCGGCGGCCTCAAGCTCGAAAAGGCCCTCGACACCTTCGGCATCTCGGCCGAAGGCCGGTGCGCCATGGACGCCGGGGCCTCCACCGGGGGCTTCACCGACCTGCTCCTGCGGCGCGGCGCGCGCAAGGTCTACGCGGTGGACGTGGGCTACGGGCAACTCGCCTGGGAGCTGAGACAAGACCCCCGGGTGGTCGTCATGGAGCGGACCAACGTCCGGCACCTGACCCCCGAGGCCCTCTCGGAGGATCCGGCCGAGCTTCCCGACCTGTGCGTGATCGACGTGTCGTTCATCGGCCTCGAGAAGGTCCTGCCCGCCATCCATGCCCTCCTCATCCCCCCGGGCGACGTGGTCGCCCTGGTCAAGCCCCAGTTCCAGGCGGGCAAGGCAGACGTGGGCAAGGGCGGGGTGGTCCGCGACGCCAAGGTCCACGAGCGGGTGCTCGAAGAGGTGGATGCGGCGGCAAAGGCCCTCGGCCTGTACCTGTGGGGCCTGACCCACTCGCCCATCAAGGGCCCCGAGGGCAACATCGAGTTCCTCGCCTACTGGCGGCGCACGCCGCCCCCCGTTCCGCCCGCCTCCTACGCCGAGGTGGTCGAAATGGCCCACCACGCCCAGGCTTTCGAAGGGGCCCCCGCATGA
- a CDS encoding NAD(+)/NADH kinase — translation MSAKVIGVVYNATKPEIGALVGQVQRTIEQLGCEAVVVPGAAQDMDPVDAVVVLGGDGTFLRAARLVTARRTPLLGVDLGTLGFLAEVSYPDLAPGLERLVAGNYTIEERPLMEVALVRDGQVVASELALNEGVVLKGASGRMLEAEVFADASHVATYGADGFIVSTPTGSTAYAMAAHGPIMAPDVPAFIFVPICPHTLTARPLVLSDERTVRIVVKERAEGAILTADGRTVGHLQPGDAMTFRRSEHVTRMVRLSTRDFFTTLRRKLQWGDRLRSDGAGGTC, via the coding sequence ATGAGCGCCAAAGTGATCGGGGTCGTCTACAACGCCACCAAGCCCGAGATCGGGGCCCTGGTCGGCCAGGTCCAGCGGACCATCGAGCAGCTCGGCTGCGAGGCGGTGGTGGTGCCGGGCGCGGCCCAGGACATGGACCCGGTCGACGCCGTGGTGGTCCTCGGCGGCGACGGCACCTTCTTGCGGGCGGCACGCCTGGTGACCGCCCGGCGGACGCCCCTGTTGGGGGTGGACCTGGGCACGCTCGGCTTCTTGGCCGAGGTCTCGTACCCGGATTTGGCCCCCGGCCTCGAACGGCTGGTGGCGGGGAACTACACGATCGAGGAGCGCCCCCTGATGGAGGTAGCGCTGGTGCGCGACGGCCAGGTGGTCGCAAGCGAGCTGGCCCTGAACGAGGGGGTCGTGCTGAAGGGGGCCTCGGGCCGCATGCTCGAGGCCGAGGTCTTCGCCGACGCCTCGCACGTGGCGACCTACGGGGCCGACGGTTTCATCGTCTCGACCCCCACCGGCTCGACCGCCTACGCCATGGCCGCCCACGGGCCGATCATGGCCCCGGACGTGCCGGCCTTCATCTTCGTGCCGATCTGCCCCCACACCCTGACGGCACGCCCCCTGGTCCTTTCGGACGAGCGGACGGTGCGGATCGTGGTCAAGGAGCGGGCCGAAGGCGCCATCCTGACCGCGGATGGCCGCACGGTGGGCCACCTACAGCCGGGCGACGCCATGACCTTCCGCCGTTCCGAGCACGTGACCCGCATGGTCCGGCTCTCGACGCGGGACTTCTTCACGACCCTGCGCCGCAAGCTCCAGTGGGGCGATCGCCTCCGGAGCGACGGCGCGGGCGGTACCTGCTAG
- a CDS encoding stage V sporulation protein S, with product MLSNATKTGPTLLKVSSKSNPASVAGAIAGMIRETGRCEVQAIGAGAVNQTVKAIGIARGYVAPGGIDLVAVPAFLDIEVQGEERTAIRFIIEPRP from the coding sequence GTGTTATCGAATGCAACCAAAACAGGCCCCACGTTACTCAAGGTGTCTTCCAAGTCGAACCCGGCATCGGTCGCAGGGGCGATCGCCGGCATGATCCGCGAGACGGGTCGGTGCGAGGTCCAGGCCATCGGGGCCGGGGCCGTCAACCAGACCGTCAAGGCCATCGGCATCGCCCGGGGCTACGTGGCCCCCGGCGGCATCGACCTGGTCGCCGTCCCCGCTTTCCTCGACATCGAGGTCCAAGGAGAGGAACGTACCGCCATCCGCTTCATCATCGAGCCGCGGCCCTAG